The window ATACGCACTCGTGATTATTGCTGGTATCGTTAAATGAGATTTACGAGCAAATCTTAAGAAATCTAGTCCATTGCCATCTGGGAGTTTAAGATCAAGGATCAGCAAATCAATGTTCTTACCCATATCATGCAGTATTTTTTTTGCTTCCTTTATGGTCTCGGCAGCAAGTATCAATAGAGTATCTTTTTTCAAAAATTCAATGATCTGTTCTGTCTGATATTCAGAATCTTCAAGTAAGAGAATTAAAAATTTTTTTTCAATCATACTAATATATAAAGGCATAAATTGTGCCAAAATAGTTAAAAAATTGGAAATTATTAATATCTATTCTGTAATAATTCAGCTAACTGCCCTTATATATTATAGTTATGGAAGTTTA is drawn from Candidatus Cloacimonadota bacterium and contains these coding sequences:
- a CDS encoding response regulator produces the protein MIEKKFLILLLEDSEYQTEQIIEFLKKDTLLILAAETIKEAKKILHDMGKNIDLLILDLKLPDGNGLDFLRFARKSHLTIPAIITSAYISANVHRDGDRLQVHNYLEKPLSMNALQSEVDTVLSS